Proteins found in one Xenopus laevis strain J_2021 chromosome 1L, Xenopus_laevis_v10.1, whole genome shotgun sequence genomic segment:
- the LOC108716097 gene encoding uncharacterized protein LOC108716097, with protein MGTVSASWILVAALLLWNGKLHESKVYYMCGTVLDSTEKGLILSPGFPNHYLSGSHCVWQFFIPAGSQLLVETLDFDIFESTSNDFLMPSSSSDSKTPNSNQKRRNGGLFTTETSLTSEFPKATTPNVNEVNNHISISRKRWDKTNKGENQLSNLQGLKKEQGLDHAGTSTSQKAPVESNRFDEQDSTKPVDLIAPFTAGVVESLDYWQPPSEDATSLSLYMDNDSTSQPLVQDICPHDVLYISDLVTFSSRFCGSNSPLNKTLVFGSPVEMMEVIMELITTTDRGRGFAILFTYQNQTLVTSMGIQNRQGGDGMMLLAVTAAAILFAFVLLMALCLSYRQKMCPKRDPEAEQSTQQSSGSQNVALEASELQLVVPSAAVKQWELEAASPEEAADTSHQTLQVDSSSSAATVTDSHSDEVFVISTSSNTQQFTFTSFPLEERSLRRSVTSPASVSDWVNPDYSSVDLEEEDNRSKNKEMGPTRQRTWSVRTFNSLLPPITQLQMKWRARTSSGSFTKLVDNGVNVTPKYPPQENSRRACSAAQMDGTTSRLYSESSASNASYPLTRSAQLQRKLPSCNLKRSRPSIGLLNDSSDCLPSSTTRNPCIWENNNLYQKSALEFSALPRSATANSIRSKELSVDLEMPKTVFAICEEADDKQPLVFDDQLSPSQDCLPPEKEVKSITCTVDVHSFEPSESLHEVGSSMKSADCTRYLYTDDTPALGSFTNPNIPCVANTAKQDSVLDANSCHR; from the exons ATGGGGACAGTCTCTGCATCATGGATTCTTGTGGCAGCTTTGTTGCTGTGGAATGGCAAGCTACACGAAAGCAAG gTATATTATATGTGTGGGACTGTCTTAGATTCAACAGAAAAGGGCCTAATTCTTTCACCTGGTTTCCCCAATCACTACCTTTCTGGGTCGCACTGTGTGTGGCAGTTCTTCATCCCTGCTGGTTCTCAGCTACTTGTGGAAACATTGGATTTTGATATATTTGAAAGTACAAGTAATGATTTCCTAATGCCCTCTTCATCCTCGGACTCCAAAACTCCAAATTCCAACCAAAAAAGAAGAAACGGAGGTCTCTTTACTACTGAAACGTCTTTGACTAGTGAATTTCCTAAAGCTACAACTCCAAATGTTAATGAGGTTAACAATCATATTAGTATCTCACGCAAGAGATGGGATAAAACAAATAAGGGTGAAAACCAGTTGTCAAACTTACAAGGTTTAAAAAAGGAGCAAGGTTTAGATCATGCTGGGACAAGCACATCTCAGAAGGCACCTGTAGAATCAAATCGTTTTGATGAGCAAGACTCCACCAAGCCTGTAGATCTGATAGCTCCATTTACTGCAGGAGTAGTAGAGTCATTGGATTATTGGCAACCACCCAGTGAAGATGCAAcatcattgtctctgtatatGGACAATGACTCAACCAGCCAGCCTCTAGTGCAGGACATATGCCCTCATGATGTACTCTACATTTCTGACCTTGTCACTTTCTCCTCTCGTTTTTGTGGATCCAACTCGCCCCTAAACAAGACCTTGGTCTTTGGATCTCCGGTAGAGATGATGGAGGTCATTATGGAACTCATCACCACAACTGATCGTGGAAGAGGCTTTGCTATACTGTTTACTTACCAGAACCAGACCCTGGTTACATCTATGGGTATTCAGAACAGACAGGGTGGCGATGGAATGATGTTACTGGCTGTGACTGCTGCTGCCATCTTATTTGCTTTTGTTCTGCTGATGGCACTCTGTTTGTCTTACAG GCAAAAAATGTGTCCCAAAAGAGATCCAGAAGCTGAACAGTCAACACAACAGTCT AGTGGAAGCCAAAATGTAGCATTGGAAGCCAGTGAACTTCAGTTGGTAGTACCCAGTGCGGCTGTTAAGCAATGGGAGCTGGAAGCAGCCAGTCCAGAAGAAG CTGCAGATACCTCTCACCAGACCCTCCAGGTGGATTCCTCCTCTTCTGCTGCCACAGTGACCGATTCCCACAGTGACGAGGTTTTCGTTATTTCAACTAGCAGCAACACTCAGCAGTTCACCTTTACCAGCTTCCCATTAGAG GAGAGAAGCCTAAGAAGGAGTGTCACTAGCCCAGCCTCTGTATCAGACTGGGTGAACCCAGATTACTCAAGTGTGGATTTGGAGGAGGAGGACAACAGAAGTAAAAATAAGGAGATGGGTCCAACCAGACAGAGGACCTGGAGTGTTCGCACCTTCAACAGTCTGCTGCCTCCAATAACCCAGCTTCAAATGAAATGGCGTGCAAGGACATCCAGCGGTTCCTTCACTAAACTGGTAGATAAT GGTGTTAATGTAACTCCAAAATATCCACCTCAGGAAAATTCTAGAAGAGCTTGCTCTGCAGCACAAATGGATGGCACTACCAGTCGCCTGTATTCTGAGTCGTCGGCCAGCAATGCTTCCTATCCTCTGACCCGCTCTGCACAGCTTCAGCGTAAACTTCCATCTTGTAATCTCAAGAGATCACGACCCTCTATCGGGCTTCTTAATGATTCTTCTGACTGTCTTCCTTCTAGCACCACCAGAAACCCCTGCATCTGGGAGAATAACAACCTTTATCAAAAGTCAGCTCTGGAATTTTCTGCCTTACCCAGAAGTGCCACTGCAAACAGCATTAGATCCAAGGAGCTCTCTGTGGATCTGGAAATGCCTAAGACTGTTTTCGCCATTTGTGAGGAGGCAGATGATAAGCAGCCATTGGTATTCGATGACCAACTAAGTCCAAGTCAAGACTGTTTGCCACCAGAGAAAGAAGTCAAATCtattacatgtacagtagatGTTCACTCTTTTGAACCGTCTGAGTCCCTTCATGAAGTTGGCTCTAGTATGAAATCTGCTGATTGCACCAGATATCTCTATACAGACGACACTCCAGCTTTAGGCTCATTCACAAATCCAAACATTCCATGTGTTGCAAACACAGCCAAACAAGATTCCGTGCTAGATGCCAACTCTTGCCACAGATAG